A part of Miscanthus floridulus cultivar M001 chromosome 6, ASM1932011v1, whole genome shotgun sequence genomic DNA contains:
- the LOC136461833 gene encoding putative glutamine amidotransferase GAT1_2.1, with amino-acid sequence MSSSPDLSRVLPRVLIVSRRTVRKNKFVDFVGEYHLDLIVGYGAVPVIVPRVAGVHALLDSFEPIHGVLLCEGEDIDPSLYDSADAGTGTDGSLSPEQLEAVRRLHPSDAAIDHEKDSIELRLARRCLERNIPYLGICRGSQVLNVACGGSLYQDVEHELVGPDTVQHINYGDYDGHRHPVRVLPGTPLHEWFAGDLLAGGDDGAQQQLMVNSYHHQGVRRLAQRFAPMAFAPDGLVEAFYDPDTYSPGDGRFIMGLQFHPERMRKPGGSGDEFDYPGCARAYQEFVRAVVAYQEKTAVPHLPRGAPVPAPPKLSKEMERRRKVISRSFSLAKDMYLSGGRIKPAEQRDLDAGAEFLESNTASLSVQQEKRLKQMGATVRNASGYLNSLKVSGVREAAARALMAEMTVNQLSDLAAFYGTMGKICSEVLDTKLQALHVNVNLHE; translated from the exons ATGTCTTCCTCCCCAGACCTCTCCCGCGTCCTCCCCCGCGTGCTCATCGTCTCGCGCCGCACTGTCCGCAAGAACAAGTTCGTCGACTTCGTCG GTGAGTACCACCTGGACCTCATCGTGGGCTACGGCGCGGTGCCGGTGATCGTGCCGCGCGTGGCGGGGGTGCACGCGCTGCTGGACTCGTTCGAGCCCATCCACGGCGTGCTCCTCTGCGAGGGCGAGGACATCGACCCGTCCCTCTACGACTCCGCCGACGCCGGCACCGGCACCGACGGCTCGCTCTCGCCGGAGCAGCTGGaggccgtgcggcgcctgcacccgAGCGACGCGGCCATCGACCACGAAAAGGACTCGATCGAGCTCCGCCTCGCGCGCCGCTGCCTGGAGCGCAACATCCCCTACCTGGGCATCTGCCGCGGCTCGCAGGTGCTCAACGTCGCCTGCGGCGGCTCGCTGTACCAGGACGTGGAGCACGAGCTGGTCGGGCCCGACACCGTCCAGCACATCAACTACGGCGACTACGACGGGCACCGGCACCCGGTGCGCGTGCTACCGGGCACGCCGCTGCACGAGTGGTTCGCGGGCGATCTCCTCgccggcggcgacgacggcgcgCAGCAGCAGCTGATGGTAAACAGCTACCACCACCAGGGCGTGCGGCGCCTGGCGCAGCGGTTCGCGCCCATGGCGTTCGCGCCGGACGGGCTCGTCGAGGCGTTCTACGACCCGGACACGTACAGCCCCGGCGACGGCAGGTTCATCATGGGCCTCCAGTTCCACCCGGAGCGCATGCGCAAGCCCGGCGGCTCCGGCGACGAGTTCGACTACCCCGGCTGCGCCAGGGCCTACCAGGAGTTCGTCCGCGCCGTCGTCGCGTACCAGGAGAAGACGGCGGTTCCGCACTTGCCCCGTGGCGCCCCTGTCCCTGCACCGCCGAAGCTGAGCAAGGAGATGGAGAGGCGGCGCAAGGTCATCTCCCGCAGCTTCTCGCTCGCCAAGGACATGTACCTCTCCGGCGGTCGCATCAAGCCGGCGGAGCAGCGCGACCTCGACGCCGGCGCCGAGTTCCTCGAG TCGAACACGGCGTCGCTGAGCGTGCAGCAGGAGAAGCGGCTGAAGCAGATGGGCGCCACGGTGCGGAACGCGTCGGGGTACCTCAACAGCCTCAAGGTGAGCGGCGTGCgcgaggcggcggcgcgggcgctcaTGGCGGAGATGACCGTCAACCAGCTCTCCGACCTCGCCGCCTTCTACGGGACGATGGGCAAGATCTGCTCCGAGGTGCTCGACACCAAGCTGCAGGCTTTGCATGTCAACGTGAATCTGCACGAATGA